The following are encoded together in the Ovis aries strain OAR_USU_Benz2616 breed Rambouillet chromosome 15, ARS-UI_Ramb_v3.0, whole genome shotgun sequence genome:
- the LOC101111904 gene encoding olfactory receptor 51L1-like, whose product MASWNNVMTGTNSSIGQTPSFYLSGIPGYEDVQHFISIPFCVFYLIGIVGNCTVLHIIHTDKSLHKPMFYFLAMLSLTDMGMSISTLPTVLRIFWFDAKEIEMNTCVAQMYFIHTFSLMESAVLLAMAFDRYVAICDPLRYSSKLTPQRIVYIGVFIVIRCSTVLPVVLVRIPTFSFCHSHVLSHSFCLHQDVILLACSDISFNVLYGLFVVAFYWGVDSLGIFLSYTFILHSVLRIASQGGKLKALSTCVSHICAVLILYVPMIGLSLVHRFAKHSSPIIHIIMADIYLLVPPVLNPIIYSIKTKQIRQGFLGILLSKRIQLART is encoded by the coding sequence ATGGCTTCTTGGAACAATGTCATGACAGGCACTAATTCCAGTATTGGACAGACACCTTCATTCTACCTTTCTGGGATCCCTGGGTACGAGGATGTTCAACACTTTATTTCCATCCCCTTTTGTGTGTTCTATCTGATTGGAATAGTGGGCAACTgtacagttcttcacatcatccACACTGACAAGAGTCTCCATAAGCCCATGTTCTACTTCCTGGCCATGCTGTCCCTCACAGACATGGGCATGTCCATCTCCACCCTGCCCACAGTACTGAGAATCTTCTGGTTTGATGCTAAGGAGATTGAGATGAATACTTGTGTAGCCCAGATGTATTTTATTCATACTTTTTCTCTAATGGAATCAGCTGTGCTCCTAGCCATGGCTTTTGACCGCTATGTTGCCATCTGCGATCCTTTGAGGTATTCCAGCAAACTTACCCCACAACGCATTGTCTATATCGGGGTCTTCATCGTAATCAGATGCTCCACTGTCCTCCCTGTTGTTCTTGTTCGTATCCCCACATTTTCTTTCTGTCACTCCCATGTTCTCTCCCACTCCTTCTGTTTACATCAAGATGTCATCCTATTGGCCTGTTCTGACATCTCATTCAATGTTTTGTATGGCTTGTTTGTTGTTGCATTTTATTGGGGTGTAGATTCTCTAGGAATCTTTTTATCTTATACTTTCATCCTCCACTCTGTGTTGCGCATTGCATCCCAGGGAGGGAAACTCAAAGCCCTCAGTACATGTGTCTCCCATATTTGTGCTGTGCTCATTCTATATGTGCCGATGATAGGGTTGTCCTTAGTGCATCGTTTTGCAAAACATTCTTCTCCCATTATTCATATTATCATGGCAGATATTTACCTGTTAGTTCCACCGGTTCTCAACCCAATTATTTATAGCATCAAGACAAAGCAGATTCGCCAAGGCTTCCTAGGGATATTATTATCCAAAAGGATACAGCTTGCTCGCACTTAG